A window of Cryptomeria japonica chromosome 3, Sugi_1.0, whole genome shotgun sequence contains these coding sequences:
- the LOC131069498 gene encoding probable LRR receptor-like serine/threonine-protein kinase RKF3: MSEIKEATGNFVESNLIGEGSFGMVYRGTLADGSRIAVKRFKDFRQRAEEEFSHEVQVISSTKHRNLLPLKGYSVGIIDQDPEQVLVYDLMENGSLADYFFSSTRPCLTWPQRFKIVVGIARGLAYLHEDAKPAIIHRDVKAANVLLDEDLSPLVADFGMAKFKTKDKTHYTTRTVGTLGYVAPEYALYGHLNDKSDVFSFGIIVLELLTGRRAFDSRTDRLEHVLISDWVVEMSQNGKSAEIIDERIRDSGCKKTMERVLLLALQCAHPRVGCRPSISKALLILESIDHSSPNMICALQSMELDLESSCNSRGDFTWLMSSDTGDAFFSSNSTSTSNSREFTG, encoded by the coding sequence ATGTCGGAGATTAAAGAAGCCACGGGGAATTTCGTGGAGTCGAATCTGATCGGAGAAGGGAGCTTCGGGATGGTGTATAGAGGCACTCTGGCAGACGGAAGTCGAATAGCTGTGAAGAGATTTAAGGACTTTAGGCAGAGAGCAGAAGAGGAGTTCAGCCACGAGGTCCAGGTGATCAGCAGCACCAAGCACCGGAACTTGCTGCCTCTGAAAGGGTACTCCGTGGGGATCATCGACCAAGATCCAGAGCAGGTTCTGGTCTATGATTTGATGGAGAACGGAAGCCTGGCGGATTATTTCTTTAGCTCTACCCGGCCCTGTTTGACATGGCCACAACGGTTCAAGATCGTGGTGGGTATAGCGAGGGGGCTCGCATACCTGCACGAAGACGCAAAACCGGCTATCATTCACAGGGACGTGAAGGCGGCGAACGTGTTGCTCGACGAGGATCTCAGTCCTTTGGTTGCTGATTTTGGGATGGCGAAGTTCAAGACGAAGGACAAGACGCACTACACCACGCGCACCGTGGGCACTCTGGGCTACGTTGCTCCCGAGTACGCGCTCTATGGGCACCTCAATGATAAAAGCGACGTCTTTAGCTTTGGTATCATTGTGCTGGAGCTCTTGACGGGCCGTCGGGCTTTCGACTCGCGCACTGATCGTCTTGAGCACGTCCTCATTTCTGACTGGGTAGTGGAGATGAGTCAGAATGGGAAATCGGCAGAAATAATAGACGAGAGGATTCGGGATTCTGGTTGTAAGAAGACTATGGAGCGGGTCTTGTTGCTGGCTTTGCAGTGCGCTCACCCGCGAGTTGGGTGCAGGCCTTCCATCTCCAAGGCGCTTCTTATCCTGGAATCCATCGACCACTCTTCGCCAAACATGATCTGTGCACTGCAGAGCATGGAGTTGGACCTTGAATCGTCGTGCAATAGCAGAGGCGACTTTACGTGGCTTATGTCTTCTGATACGGGTGATGCGTTCTTTTCCTCCAATTCTACGTCTACTTCCAATTCAAGGGAATTCACAGGTTGA